Below is a window of Sulfurimonas sp. DNA.
ATATCTTTAAACGGAGCTATATCGGATTCTACTTTATGGTGGTACTTTGTCTCCGCTATAATCATTCCTGCAACAAATGCTCCCAGTGAGTAGGTAAAACCCATAAATGAAGCCAAAAGTCCTGCACTTACTACAATAAAGAGGACAGAACTCATAAAAAGCTCATCTACTTCACTTCTAGCAGAAAAATGTAAGAGCCAAGTCATAACTCTTTTTCCGATAATAAAAAGTAACCCTAAAACCAAAACGGCACTTATAAATGTATCTCTTAAGATAAAGGCTACGGACTGATCTCCTTTGCTTGTTAAAAACCCTAAAAAGATTAAAATCGGGATAACTGCGATATCTTGAAATATCAAAATTCCCATTGCTCTTTGTCCGTAAGGATTGTTTATCTCTTTGGAGCTTTTGAGATAGCTAAGCACGACGGCAGTCGATGAGAGAGCGATAGCAAGTGCAACTATAATAGCAGGAACGGCCGGAAGTCCAAAATAATAATAGGATACTAAAAAAATAAAAATAGCAGTGAGGCTTACTTGTAAAAAACCGTTAAAAAAAATCTCTGCCTTCATACTGTTCATTTTTGATAAAGAGACTTCAAGACCTATCGTAAACATTAAAAAAACGACTCCAAAGTCTCCTATATGCCCAAGCATAGCAGAACTGCCGTACTCTCGCAAATCAAACGCATAAACTATTATGGTACCGGTTAATATATAGCCTATAATCTGTGAAACACCGAGCCGTTTTAAAAGTAGGTTCAGTACCGTTGAGAGACCCAAAGCCACTACTATATATAAAAGTACAAAATCCATCTAAATCTTTATTAATTAAATTATCTGTTATTCTACCAAAATATTCTTATAGCCTACTATTTTTAAAGGATATTGATTTACTAATTTTAAGAGATACTATACTATAATTGCGTCTTTAATTGATATTTTGGAGCTGTTTTATGACTAAATACATTTTTGTTACCGGCGGTGTTTTAAGTTCTCTTGGAAAAGGGATAACAGCGGCTAGTATCGGTACTTTGCTTAAACACTCTGGCATACAAGTCGGTATGTTGAAGATAGATCCATATATAAATGTCGATCCCGGAACTATGAGTCCGCTAGAGCATGGTGAAGTTTTTGTTACCAAAGACGGGGCAGAAACAGATCTTGATATCGGAAATTACGAGAGATTTTTAGACACCTCTTACCTAAAATCCAGCAACTTTACTACCGGTCAAGTCTACTCCGCAGTAATTGAGCGAGAGAGAGCAGGCGGATATTTGGGACAAACGATTCAAGTTATTCCTCACATTGTCGGCGAAATCGTAAAACGCATAAAAGAGGCAGGAGAGGGTCATGATATTCTCATAGTAGAACTTGGCGGAACTGTCGGTGATATCGAAGGTCTGCCTTTTATGGAAGCGATTCGCCAGATGAAACATGATGACGAAGTTGAGGGAACTTTTTTTGTACATGTAACGCTTATCCCGTTCATCAAAGCTGCGGGCGAGTTAAAAAGCAAACCGACTCAGCACTCTGTTCAAGAGCTTCGCCGTATCGGTATCACTCCTCAAATGATAATTGCCAGAAGTGAAAATGCACTGCCAAAAACTTTCAAGAAAAAACTGGCAATGAGCTGTGATGTTTCTGCAGATAGCGTTATAGAGGCACTTGATGCCGCAACTATTTATGATATTCCTATCACATTTTTGAGACAAAATATCCTAAAACCCATCTCAAAAGAGTTGGGTTTAGGTGAACTTAATCCAAATATGGAAGAATGGGACTCTCTGGTTAAAAAAATAGTTCAACCGAAAAATCGTATTGTTCTTGGTTTTGTCGGAAAATATCTCGAACTAAAAGAGGCGTATAAATCTCTAACAGAGTCCCTAATACACGCAGGTGCACATCTTGACACAAGAGTTGATATTCACTGGGTTGATAGTGAAAAAATAGAAGAGAGAGGTGCCGAAGCACTGCTAAGTGATTGTGACTCTGTTTTAGTAGCCGGAGGATTTGGAAACCGTGGCGTTGAGGGCAAAATCAAGGCTATCGAGTACGCAAGAGTAAACAAAATCCCATATCTTGGCATCTGTCTTGGAATGCAGCTCACACTTATCGAATATGCAAGAAATGTTCTTGGTTTTGAGGGAGCAAACTCTGTAGAATTTGATGCAAATACACCTTATCCTATGATTTATCTCATAGACAATTTCTTAGATCAAAGCGGAAACACTCAACTTCGTACTCATAAGTCACCGATGGGCGGAACTCTCAGACTCGGAGAGTATCCATGCGACACCTTAGAAGGCTCGATTATACGCAAAGCTTACGGCGGAGCAAAAACGATTTTTGAGAGACATCGCCATAGATATGAAGCAAACCCGACTTATCGCAAGCAGCTGGAAGATGCGGGTATGATAGTTACAGGGGAGTCAAACGGGCTGATAGAAACGGTAGAGATAAAAGATCATCCATGGTTTTTAGG
It encodes the following:
- a CDS encoding CTP synthase; its protein translation is MTKYIFVTGGVLSSLGKGITAASIGTLLKHSGIQVGMLKIDPYINVDPGTMSPLEHGEVFVTKDGAETDLDIGNYERFLDTSYLKSSNFTTGQVYSAVIERERAGGYLGQTIQVIPHIVGEIVKRIKEAGEGHDILIVELGGTVGDIEGLPFMEAIRQMKHDDEVEGTFFVHVTLIPFIKAAGELKSKPTQHSVQELRRIGITPQMIIARSENALPKTFKKKLAMSCDVSADSVIEALDAATIYDIPITFLRQNILKPISKELGLGELNPNMEEWDSLVKKIVQPKNRIVLGFVGKYLELKEAYKSLTESLIHAGAHLDTRVDIHWVDSEKIEERGAEALLSDCDSVLVAGGFGNRGVEGKIKAIEYARVNKIPYLGICLGMQLTLIEYARNVLGFEGANSVEFDANTPYPMIYLIDNFLDQSGNTQLRTHKSPMGGTLRLGEYPCDTLEGSIIRKAYGGAKTIFERHRHRYEANPTYRKQLEDAGMIVTGESNGLIETVEIKDHPWFLGVQFHPEFTSRLQSPNPSILAFVEATLNISQKE
- a CDS encoding cation:proton antiporter, producing MDFVLLYIVVALGLSTVLNLLLKRLGVSQIIGYILTGTIIVYAFDLREYGSSAMLGHIGDFGVVFLMFTIGLEVSLSKMNSMKAEIFFNGFLQVSLTAIFIFLVSYYYFGLPAVPAIIVALAIALSSTAVVLSYLKSSKEINNPYGQRAMGILIFQDIAVIPILIFLGFLTSKGDQSVAFILRDTFISAVLVLGLLFIIGKRVMTWLLHFSARSEVDELFMSSVLFIVVSAGLLASFMGFTYSLGAFVAGMIIAETKYHHKVESDIAPFKDILLGTFFIVVGMKIDIVFFIKHIDIIITTFILVFISKTAITYVIMRITSSHTRSLKTALALSQVGEFSFVIFAVASVGGLLEKELESLFILVVIFSMIVTPFFISKINRFVSYISNYQYLGLDTSAFVTRKDHVILCGYSITGKFAAKYLDEIDAPYVIIDNNPKHVQEALKDGKEAYLGDMSKLSLLEALQAESSAAVIVTLDNIEKKRAICEAILNHTKNINLIVKISSLEDKENLADLKITSIIDDKLEIGRMLVERMMTCQLR